Proteins encoded in a region of the Ralstonia pseudosolanacearum genome:
- a CDS encoding malate dehydrogenase — protein MAKAPMRVAVTGAAGQIGYALLFRIAAGEMLGKDQPVILQLLEIPDEKAQKALKGVMMEIEDCAFPLLAGMEAHADPMTAFKDVDVALLVGARPRGPGMERKDLLSANAQIFTAQGKALNAVASRNVKVLVVGNPANTNAYIAMKSAPDLPRENFTAMLRLDHNRALSQIAAKTGKPVSSIEKLFVWGNHSPTMYADYRYATIDGQSVKDMINDHAWNNDVFLPTVGKRGAAIIEARGLSSAASAANAAIDHVRDWVLGSNGKIVTMGIPSNGDYEIPQDVMFGFPVTTANGKYEVVKGFEVDAYSREKINITLKELEEERAGVQHLLG, from the coding sequence ATGGCTAAAGCACCCATGCGCGTCGCGGTGACCGGCGCTGCTGGTCAGATCGGTTATGCACTGCTGTTCCGCATCGCCGCCGGCGAAATGCTGGGCAAGGATCAACCCGTCATCCTGCAACTGCTGGAAATCCCCGACGAGAAGGCCCAGAAGGCACTCAAGGGCGTGATGATGGAGATCGAAGACTGCGCCTTCCCGCTGCTGGCCGGCATGGAAGCCCACGCCGACCCGATGACCGCCTTCAAGGACGTGGACGTGGCCCTGCTGGTCGGCGCCCGCCCCCGCGGCCCGGGCATGGAACGCAAGGACCTGCTGTCGGCCAATGCACAGATCTTCACGGCACAGGGCAAGGCCCTGAACGCCGTCGCTTCGCGCAACGTCAAGGTGCTGGTGGTCGGCAACCCGGCCAACACCAACGCCTACATCGCCATGAAGTCGGCGCCGGACCTGCCGCGCGAGAACTTCACCGCCATGCTGCGCCTGGACCACAACCGCGCCCTGTCGCAGATCGCCGCCAAGACCGGCAAGCCGGTGTCGAGCATCGAGAAGCTGTTCGTGTGGGGCAACCACAGCCCGACGATGTACGCCGACTACCGTTACGCCACCATCGACGGCCAGAGCGTGAAGGACATGATCAACGACCACGCCTGGAACAACGACGTGTTCCTGCCGACCGTCGGCAAGCGCGGCGCTGCCATCATCGAGGCGCGCGGCCTGTCGTCGGCCGCCTCGGCCGCCAACGCCGCCATCGACCACGTGCGCGACTGGGTGCTGGGCTCCAACGGCAAGATCGTGACGATGGGCATCCCGTCCAACGGCGACTACGAGATCCCGCAAGACGTGATGTTCGGCTTCCCGGTCACCACGGCCAACGGCAAGTACGAAGTGGTCAAGGGCTTCGAGGTCGACGCCTACAGCCGCGAGAAGATCAACATCACGCTCAAGGAACTGGAAGAAGAGCGTGCCGGCGTGCAGCACCTGCTGGGCTGA
- a CDS encoding GntR family transcriptional regulator, producing MSSASTPNSAAVPPSQGGEAGASPAGVGAGAPTFSPLYQQIKTLILQSLQAGEWKPGEMIPSEMELAARYKVSQGTVRKAIDELAAENLVARRQGKGTFVTTHYEEGVQFRFLRLMPEQGEQHYPSSRVLECKRLRAPAEIARLLDLKPGDSVVQIRRVLFFSGEPTVFEEIWLPGLSFKGLTAEKLTDWKGPMYAFFEAEFGVRMLRATERIRAVAADAGTAGLLSVAPGSPLLSVERVSHTFGDKPVELRRGLYVTTRHYYQNELS from the coding sequence ATGTCGAGCGCCTCCACTCCAAATTCCGCCGCCGTGCCGCCGTCTCAGGGCGGCGAGGCTGGTGCGTCGCCCGCGGGCGTGGGAGCCGGGGCGCCCACCTTCAGCCCGCTGTACCAGCAGATCAAGACGCTGATCCTGCAGAGCCTGCAGGCCGGCGAGTGGAAGCCGGGCGAGATGATTCCCTCCGAGATGGAGCTGGCGGCCCGCTACAAGGTCAGCCAGGGCACGGTGCGCAAGGCCATCGACGAGCTGGCGGCCGAGAACCTGGTCGCGCGGCGGCAGGGCAAGGGCACCTTCGTCACCACGCATTACGAAGAGGGGGTGCAGTTCCGCTTCCTGCGGCTGATGCCGGAGCAGGGCGAACAGCACTATCCGAGCAGCCGCGTGCTGGAGTGCAAGCGCCTGCGGGCGCCTGCCGAGATCGCCCGCCTGCTCGACCTCAAGCCGGGCGACAGCGTGGTGCAGATCCGCCGCGTGCTGTTCTTCTCCGGCGAGCCGACGGTGTTCGAAGAGATCTGGCTGCCCGGCTTGAGCTTCAAGGGTCTGACGGCCGAGAAGCTCACCGACTGGAAGGGGCCGATGTACGCCTTTTTCGAGGCCGAGTTCGGTGTGCGCATGTTGCGTGCCACCGAGCGCATCCGCGCCGTGGCCGCCGATGCGGGCACGGCCGGGCTGCTGTCGGTGGCGCCGGGCTCGCCGCTGCTGTCGGTCGAGCGGGTGTCGCACACGTTTGGCGACAAGCCGGTGGAGCTGCGTCGAGGCCTGTATGTCACGACGCGGCACTATTACCAGAATGAATTGAGTTGA
- the sdhC gene encoding succinate dehydrogenase, cytochrome b556 subunit — translation MAEAIKKTRPEFRNIGVGDIARYRLPWAGKVSILHRASGALMFLLLPFVLYLFEQSLTSEISFARFTALLSNGFAKVVVLALIWAYLHHFCAGIRYLLLDLHIGIDKTTSSKSAVSVLIVSLLLTVVFGAKLFGLF, via the coding sequence ATGGCAGAAGCCATCAAGAAAACCAGGCCGGAATTCAGGAACATCGGTGTGGGCGATATTGCCCGCTACCGGTTGCCCTGGGCCGGCAAGGTGTCCATCCTGCATCGCGCTAGCGGTGCGCTGATGTTCCTTCTTCTTCCGTTCGTGCTGTACCTGTTCGAACAGAGTCTCACGTCGGAAATCAGTTTCGCCAGGTTCACGGCGCTTCTGTCCAACGGCTTCGCCAAGGTTGTCGTCCTCGCGCTCATCTGGGCCTACCTGCACCACTTCTGCGCCGGCATCCGCTACCTGCTCCTCGACCTGCACATCGGCATCGACAAGACCACGTCGTCCAAGTCGGCCGTGAGCGTGCTGATCGTCAGCTTGCTGCTGACCGTCGTGTTCGGCGCCAAGCTGTTCGGCCTGTTCTGA
- a CDS encoding HpcH/HpaI aldolase/citrate lyase family protein codes for MHPTEVLFQDDAAPAQLPVCDHYAGAEKLMRKSLALQQALGPVFDITFDCEDGAAVGQERAHAELAAALINSDDNRFNRVGVRIHDPNHDAWTQDVDILVGQAGSRLAYVTVPKVRDVVEVARVTDRVNQAARAAGIARHLPIHVLIETHGALAQVFDIAALVQVECLSFGLMDFVSAHNGAIPGAAMGSPEQFEHPLIRRALTDIAAACHAHGKVPSHNVSTDIKRPDRAGTDAARARNAFGYLRKWSIHPDQIEPIVAAFRPSHDEVAQAAAILTAAQDASWGPIQHEGRLHDRASYRYWWAVLQRAHTTGVAVPPEAAARFFG; via the coding sequence GTGCACCCCACCGAGGTCTTGTTCCAGGACGACGCCGCTCCGGCCCAACTGCCGGTCTGCGACCACTATGCCGGCGCAGAAAAGCTGATGCGCAAGTCGCTCGCCCTGCAACAAGCGCTTGGACCGGTCTTCGACATCACCTTCGATTGCGAGGACGGCGCCGCCGTCGGCCAGGAGCGCGCGCATGCCGAACTGGCCGCCGCACTCATCAACAGCGACGACAACCGCTTCAACCGTGTCGGCGTACGCATCCACGACCCGAACCACGACGCGTGGACGCAGGACGTCGACATCCTGGTCGGCCAGGCCGGCAGCCGCCTCGCCTATGTCACCGTGCCGAAGGTGCGCGACGTGGTGGAAGTCGCGCGCGTGACCGATCGGGTCAACCAGGCGGCCCGCGCAGCCGGCATCGCGCGGCACTTGCCGATCCACGTGCTGATCGAGACACACGGCGCGCTGGCGCAGGTGTTCGACATCGCCGCGCTGGTGCAGGTGGAATGCCTGAGCTTCGGCCTGATGGACTTCGTCTCGGCGCACAACGGTGCGATTCCCGGCGCGGCGATGGGCTCGCCGGAGCAGTTCGAGCATCCGCTGATCCGCCGCGCGCTGACGGACATCGCCGCCGCCTGCCACGCACACGGCAAGGTGCCGTCGCACAACGTGAGCACCGACATCAAGCGCCCGGACCGCGCCGGCACGGACGCCGCCCGCGCGCGCAACGCATTCGGCTATCTGCGCAAGTGGAGCATCCACCCGGACCAGATCGAACCGATCGTCGCCGCGTTCCGCCCGTCGCACGATGAAGTGGCGCAGGCCGCCGCCATCCTGACGGCCGCGCAGGACGCGTCGTGGGGGCCGATCCAGCATGAAGGACGCCTGCACGACCGCGCCAGCTACCGCTACTGGTGGGCCGTGCTGCAACGGGCGCACACCACCGGCGTGGCCGTGCCGCCCGAAGCCGCCGCACGCTTCTTCGGAT
- the sdhD gene encoding succinate dehydrogenase, hydrophobic membrane anchor protein gives MAQNNIGPKRLVVGAHYGLKDFLAQRVTAVIMAVYTVVLLAAFLFSKDTSYQSWAGLFANQWMKLLTFLAFLSLTYHAWIGVRDIWMDYVKPVAVRLTLQVLTILWLVGCAGYAAQILWRV, from the coding sequence ATGGCACAAAACAATATCGGTCCCAAGCGCCTCGTCGTCGGCGCACACTACGGCCTGAAGGACTTCCTCGCGCAGCGAGTCACCGCCGTGATCATGGCGGTCTACACCGTCGTGCTGCTGGCCGCGTTCCTGTTTTCGAAAGACACGTCGTACCAAAGCTGGGCAGGCCTGTTCGCCAACCAGTGGATGAAGCTGCTGACGTTCCTCGCTTTCCTGTCGCTCACGTATCACGCATGGATCGGCGTGCGTGACATCTGGATGGACTACGTGAAGCCCGTGGCAGTGCGTTTGACGCTGCAAGTGTTGACGATTCTGTGGCTCGTCGGTTGCGCGGGCTACGCAGCTCAGATTCTCTGGAGGGTTTAA